In one Umezawaea sp. Da 62-37 genomic region, the following are encoded:
- a CDS encoding GNAT family N-acetyltransferase, whose product MTTLPIHRLDLSDDDTLRGLWQLQRAAYAVEARLIGFDAIPPLHETPDELRACGESFLGTEGLTGAVSWERLEDGTLDICRLVVHPSAHRSGIASALLDALDALEPADRTVVSTGTANLPAMELYRRRGFVPTGTRELAPGVTMTLLAR is encoded by the coding sequence GTGACGACGCTCCCCATCCACCGGCTCGACCTGTCCGACGACGACACCCTGCGCGGCCTGTGGCAGCTGCAACGGGCCGCCTACGCCGTGGAGGCGCGGCTCATCGGTTTCGACGCCATTCCGCCTCTCCACGAGACGCCCGACGAACTGCGCGCGTGCGGCGAGTCGTTCCTCGGCACCGAAGGGCTGACCGGCGCGGTGTCGTGGGAGCGGCTGGAGGACGGCACGCTCGACATCTGCCGCCTGGTCGTGCACCCGAGCGCGCACCGGTCCGGAATCGCCAGCGCGCTGCTCGACGCCCTCGACGCCCTCGAACCGGCCGACCGGACCGTCGTCTCCACCGGCACCGCGAACCTGCCCGCGATGGAGCTGTACCGGCGCCGCGGGTTCGTGCCGACCGGGACGCGGGAACTCGCTCCGGGCGTGACGATGACGTTGCTGGCCCGCTGA
- a CDS encoding DNA-directed RNA polymerase subunit alpha C-terminal domain-containing protein: MELPADLSAPARRALVGAGYTTLEQLSQATERELLALHGFGAKSFGPIRRDLATLGLDLAGS; encoded by the coding sequence ATGGAACTCCCCGCCGACCTGTCCGCACCCGCCCGCCGCGCCCTGGTCGGCGCCGGGTACACCACCCTCGAACAGCTGTCCCAGGCCACCGAACGCGAACTGCTCGCCCTGCACGGCTTCGGCGCGAAGTCGTTCGGCCCGATCCGCCGCGACCTCGCCACCCTCGGCCTCGACCTGGCCGGGTCCTAA
- a CDS encoding RNA polymerase sigma factor, whose product MSDVARIFTEEYGRAVSVLVRVFGDIDIAEEAVQDAFATAVLRWPVDGLPPSPAGWIITTARNRAVDRLRREAHREDKHAQAALLHARDDVGEEGGPVRDDRLRLIFTCCHPALGQAARVALTLRLLGGLSTADIARAFLVPEATMAQRLVRAKGKIRDAGIPYRVPSEADLPDRLRAVLAVVYLVFNEGYSAVDRDDLCAEAIRLGRLLAELMPDEPEVVGLLALMLLTRSRQAARVTPSGDLVLLADQDRGLWDAALVAEGRALVRACLRRGRPGPYQIQAAVNAVHSEAPTDWWQVVTLYDQLMAVAPSPVVALNRAVAVAEVDGPDAALALVDALDLDGYHLFHAVRADLLRRLGRSAEADAAYEAALARTENRAERELLGRKRG is encoded by the coding sequence ATGTCCGACGTCGCGCGGATCTTCACCGAGGAGTACGGCCGCGCGGTGTCCGTCCTGGTCCGGGTGTTCGGCGACATCGACATCGCCGAGGAGGCGGTGCAGGACGCGTTCGCCACCGCCGTGCTCCGGTGGCCGGTCGACGGCCTGCCGCCGAGCCCGGCCGGGTGGATCATCACGACCGCCCGCAACCGGGCGGTCGACCGGCTGCGCCGCGAGGCCCACCGCGAGGACAAGCACGCCCAGGCCGCGTTGCTGCACGCCCGCGACGACGTGGGCGAGGAGGGGGGTCCGGTGCGCGACGACCGGCTGAGGCTGATCTTCACCTGCTGCCACCCCGCGCTCGGACAGGCCGCACGGGTCGCGCTGACCCTGCGCCTGCTCGGCGGTCTGAGCACCGCCGACATCGCGCGGGCGTTCCTGGTGCCGGAGGCGACCATGGCCCAGCGGCTGGTGCGGGCCAAGGGCAAGATCCGCGACGCGGGCATCCCCTACCGGGTGCCCTCCGAGGCGGACCTGCCCGACCGGCTGCGGGCCGTGCTCGCCGTGGTCTACCTCGTCTTCAACGAGGGCTACTCGGCGGTCGACCGCGATGACCTGTGCGCGGAGGCGATCCGGCTGGGCCGCCTGCTCGCCGAGCTGATGCCCGACGAACCCGAGGTCGTCGGACTGCTGGCCCTGATGCTGCTGACCCGGTCCCGGCAGGCCGCCCGCGTCACGCCGTCCGGCGACCTGGTGCTGCTGGCCGACCAGGACCGCGGCCTGTGGGACGCCGCCCTGGTCGCCGAGGGCCGGGCGCTCGTGCGGGCGTGCCTGCGCCGTGGCAGGCCAGGGCCTTACCAGATCCAGGCGGCCGTCAACGCCGTGCACAGCGAGGCGCCGACGGACTGGTGGCAGGTCGTGACCCTCTACGACCAGCTCATGGCCGTCGCGCCGAGCCCGGTCGTGGCCCTCAACCGGGCGGTCGCGGTGGCCGAGGTCGACGGCCCGGACGCCGCCCTCGCCCTGGTCGACGCGCTGGACCTGGACGGCTACCACCTGTTCCACGCCGTGCGCGCCGACCTGCTCCGACGACTGGGGCGGTCCGCCGAGGCCGACGCGGCGTACGAGGCGGCGCTGGCGCGGACGGAGAACAGGGCCGAGCGGGAGTTGTTGGGGCGCAAGCGGGGTTAG
- a CDS encoding YciI family protein → MKQYLLSIYQPDGPAPEPEVLGPIMADLAGWNDELRAADAWVFGAGLFPPSTATVVRAGSDGVLTTDGPFVEAKEHIGGFTVVRAPDLDAALEWGRRLSLATTLPVEVRPVQDNG, encoded by the coding sequence GTGAAGCAGTACCTGCTCAGCATCTACCAGCCCGACGGTCCCGCGCCGGAGCCCGAGGTCCTCGGTCCGATCATGGCCGACCTGGCCGGGTGGAACGACGAGCTGCGTGCGGCGGACGCGTGGGTGTTCGGCGCGGGCCTGTTCCCGCCGAGCACGGCGACCGTGGTGCGCGCCGGATCCGACGGGGTGCTGACCACCGACGGTCCGTTCGTCGAGGCCAAGGAGCACATCGGCGGGTTCACCGTCGTGCGCGCGCCGGATCTGGACGCCGCCCTGGAGTGGGGTCGACGGCTGTCGCTCGCGACCACGCTGCCGGTCGAGGTACGGCCCGTGCAGGACAACGGCTGA
- a CDS encoding helix-turn-helix domain-containing protein, producing MVRLTRAETQERNRAGVLAAARSEFAKHGFREAKIDRIADRAELTRGAVYSNFPGKRALYFAVLADAAEHEPHPSVDPGLTVREALGVFARAWVARLPMASDDRHGLGVDLIPEVAVDELTRRPFAQLMALDAILLGLALERLDPAAGRLVRVAEAALTTLHGATALAWAAPGFGEIFHVVRACEQLADLATGDHWPESPIDLAPALVDESWTPPTAPTDLLTGAPAPLTGDGVVAVLGLHRLAAVEQAVRAGADVTAVLVTAHPDELAPLARLTVAELRACLRQAVPESAWPRLRVVCDERGFLAAAAGLPTVDDDTEAAIRVESGRIVRRAEGYGACHAAATPSTAPRVQPWNTTAS from the coding sequence ATGGTCCGGCTCACGAGGGCGGAGACCCAGGAGCGCAACCGCGCCGGGGTGCTGGCCGCCGCCAGGTCCGAGTTCGCCAAGCACGGGTTCCGCGAAGCGAAGATCGACCGCATCGCCGATCGCGCCGAACTGACCCGCGGCGCCGTGTACTCCAACTTCCCCGGCAAGCGCGCCCTGTACTTCGCGGTGCTCGCGGACGCCGCCGAACACGAGCCGCACCCGTCGGTGGACCCCGGCCTCACGGTCCGCGAGGCGCTCGGGGTGTTCGCCCGCGCGTGGGTCGCCCGGCTCCCGATGGCCAGCGACGACCGGCACGGGCTCGGCGTCGACCTGATCCCCGAGGTCGCCGTCGACGAGCTGACCAGGCGGCCGTTCGCACAGCTCATGGCGTTGGACGCGATCCTGCTCGGCCTCGCCCTCGAACGGCTGGACCCGGCCGCGGGACGGCTGGTGCGGGTCGCCGAGGCCGCGCTCACCACGCTGCACGGCGCGACCGCGCTGGCCTGGGCCGCGCCCGGTTTCGGCGAGATCTTCCACGTGGTCCGCGCCTGCGAACAGCTCGCCGACCTGGCCACGGGGGACCACTGGCCGGAATCGCCGATCGACCTGGCGCCCGCGCTCGTCGACGAGTCGTGGACCCCGCCGACGGCACCGACCGACCTGCTCACCGGCGCGCCCGCCCCGCTCACCGGTGACGGGGTGGTCGCCGTCCTGGGCCTGCACCGGCTCGCCGCCGTCGAGCAGGCCGTGCGCGCGGGCGCCGACGTGACGGCCGTCCTGGTCACCGCCCACCCCGACGAACTGGCGCCGCTGGCCAGGCTGACCGTCGCCGAACTGCGCGCGTGCCTGCGCCAAGCCGTCCCGGAGTCGGCGTGGCCGCGGCTGCGGGTCGTGTGCGACGAACGCGGATTCCTCGCCGCCGCCGCGGGTCTGCCGACCGTGGACGACGACACCGAGGCCGCGATCCGCGTCGAATCGGGCCGGATCGTCCGCCGCGCCGAGGGGTACGGGGCGTGCCACGCCGCCGCGACCCCGTCGACGGCTCCTAGGGTGCAGCCATGGAACACGACAGCCTCCTGA
- a CDS encoding RraA family protein, producing the protein MEHDSLLTRARLLPVSVVSDADKSLPTFDHGIRRLAGEGTIAGRAVTVQSDGDLLSVMEGLEIAQPGDVLVVDASANPLVAVAGGLFATEAHRRGLSGIVVDGLVRDLETLRPLGFTVYARGTCPRSGPAVAPPRTQLPIRCGGVDITPGTLVLGDDDGLLAASPDQLAAVVDAAEAINQCEEAVLTRLAEGTGLFDSMNFHEHRENVRNGTPSKLGFTV; encoded by the coding sequence ATGGAACACGACAGCCTCCTGACCCGCGCCCGCCTGCTGCCGGTGTCGGTGGTCAGCGACGCGGACAAGTCCCTCCCGACCTTCGACCACGGCATCCGCCGCCTCGCGGGCGAGGGCACGATCGCGGGCCGCGCGGTCACCGTCCAGTCCGACGGCGACCTGCTGTCGGTGATGGAGGGCCTGGAGATCGCCCAGCCCGGTGACGTCCTCGTCGTCGACGCGTCGGCGAACCCGCTGGTCGCCGTCGCGGGCGGCCTGTTCGCCACCGAGGCGCACCGCCGCGGCCTGTCCGGCATCGTCGTCGACGGCCTGGTCCGCGACCTGGAAACCCTGCGCCCGCTCGGGTTCACCGTCTACGCCCGCGGCACCTGCCCCCGCTCCGGCCCCGCCGTGGCGCCGCCGCGCACGCAGCTCCCGATCCGCTGCGGCGGCGTCGACATCACGCCCGGAACGCTCGTCCTCGGTGACGACGACGGGCTGCTCGCCGCCTCGCCCGATCAGCTCGCCGCCGTCGTCGACGCCGCGGAGGCGATCAACCAGTGCGAGGAGGCCGTGCTGACCAGGCTCGCCGAGGGCACCGGCCTCTTCGACTCGATGAACTTCCACGAGCACCGCGAGAACGTCCGCAACGGCACGCCGAGCAAGCTGGGCTTCACCGTCTGA
- the rox gene encoding rifampin monooxygenase, translated as MIDVIIAGGGPTGVMLASELRLHGVRVLVLEKDAEPTRIVRSLGLHARSIEVMDQRGLLERFLELGTKYPVGGFFAGIAKPAPERLDTAHAYTLGIMQPVTDRLLTEHAVEVGVEIRRGVEVVGLDQDDEGVDVGLADGTRLRARYLVGCDGGRSAVRKLLGVGFPGEPSRVETLLGEVELTASQETLTAVMTEVRKTQLRFGVGPIGDGVFRLVVPADGVADDRSVPPTLEEVKRQLVATAGTDFGVHSPRWLSRFGDSTRLAERFRVGRVLLAGDAAHTHPPVGGQGLNLGIQDAVNLGWKLAAEIDGWAPEGLLDSYHDERHPVAAAVLDNTRAQMHLMSLEPGAQAVRRLVTDLMDFEDVSRYLTEMIHAIGIRYDFGGGHELLGRRLRDVPLKHGRLYELTRGGRGLLLDQTGALSVAGWADRVDHVVDVSEELDAPAVLLRPDGHVAWVGEDQRDLVAHLPRWFGAAT; from the coding sequence ATGATCGACGTGATCATCGCCGGTGGCGGACCGACCGGCGTGATGTTGGCGAGCGAGTTGCGGTTGCACGGTGTGCGGGTGCTCGTGCTCGAGAAGGACGCCGAGCCGACCAGGATCGTCCGGTCGCTGGGTCTGCACGCGCGCAGCATCGAGGTGATGGACCAGCGGGGGCTGTTGGAGCGGTTCCTCGAGCTGGGCACCAAGTACCCGGTGGGCGGGTTCTTCGCGGGGATCGCGAAGCCGGCGCCGGAGCGGTTGGACACCGCGCACGCGTACACGCTCGGCATCATGCAGCCCGTCACCGACCGGCTGCTGACCGAGCACGCGGTCGAGGTCGGGGTGGAGATCCGGCGGGGTGTCGAGGTCGTCGGGCTGGACCAGGACGACGAGGGGGTGGACGTCGGGCTGGCGGACGGGACGCGGTTGCGGGCGCGGTACCTGGTCGGCTGCGACGGGGGGCGGAGCGCGGTGCGCAAGCTGCTCGGCGTCGGCTTCCCCGGTGAGCCGAGCCGGGTCGAGACGCTGCTGGGCGAGGTGGAGCTGACGGCGTCTCAGGAGACGCTGACGGCGGTGATGACCGAGGTCCGCAAGACGCAGCTGCGGTTCGGGGTCGGGCCGATCGGCGACGGGGTGTTCCGGCTGGTCGTGCCCGCCGACGGGGTGGCCGACGACCGGTCGGTGCCGCCGACGCTGGAGGAGGTGAAGCGGCAGCTGGTGGCGACCGCGGGCACCGACTTCGGGGTGCACTCGCCGCGCTGGCTGTCCCGCTTCGGCGATTCCACGCGGCTGGCCGAGCGGTTCCGGGTCGGGCGGGTGCTGCTGGCGGGCGACGCGGCCCACACCCATCCGCCGGTGGGCGGGCAGGGGCTCAACCTGGGCATCCAGGACGCGGTCAACCTGGGGTGGAAGCTCGCCGCCGAGATCGACGGCTGGGCGCCGGAGGGGCTGCTGGACAGCTACCACGACGAGCGGCACCCGGTGGCCGCCGCCGTGCTGGACAACACCCGCGCGCAGATGCACCTGATGTCGTTGGAGCCGGGGGCCCAGGCGGTGCGCAGGCTGGTGACGGACCTGATGGACTTCGAGGACGTGAGCCGGTACCTGACGGAGATGATCCACGCGATCGGGATCCGCTACGACTTCGGCGGGGGTCACGAGCTGCTCGGCAGGCGGCTGCGGGACGTGCCGCTCAAGCACGGGCGCCTCTACGAGCTGACGCGCGGCGGCCGCGGGCTGCTGCTGGACCAGACCGGCGCGCTGTCGGTGGCCGGGTGGGCGGACCGGGTCGACCACGTCGTCGACGTCAGCGAGGAGCTGGACGCGCCCGCGGTGCTGCTGCGGCCGGACGGCCACGTGGCCTGGGTCGGTGAGGACCAGCGGGACCTGGTCGCCCACCTGCCCAGGTGGTTCGGCGCCGCGACCTGA